One region of Populus trichocarpa isolate Nisqually-1 chromosome 4, P.trichocarpa_v4.1, whole genome shotgun sequence genomic DNA includes:
- the LOC18098114 gene encoding glucan endo-1,3-beta-glucosidase 14 yields the protein MATCFVLSRLLFLLLTLSDSAVRVLGAGLGINYGQIANNLPSPSRVAVMLQSLNVSRLKLYDADPNVLLAFSNSNVEFIIGLGNEYLQDMTDPIKAQNWVQQHLQPHITQTKITCITVGNEVFMSNDTRLWSNLLPAMKMVYSTLVNLGLDKQVIVTSAHSFNIIGNSYPPSSGTFRQDLAEYIQAILNFHSQIKSPFLINAYPFFAYKDNPNQISLEYVLFQPNPGMTDPNTNLHYDNMLYAQVDAVYSAIKAMGHTDIEVMISETGWPSKGDPDEVGSTPENAALYHSNLLNRIQARQGTPAKPSVPIDIYVFALFNENLKPGPTSEKNYGLFYPDGTPVYNSGLQGYLPGIVYYSSASTINEWSIFSLVIFVMSVLKIT from the exons ATGGCCACCTGCTTTGTTCTTTCTCGTCTTCTTTTCTTGCTTCTCACTCTTTCAG ATTCAGCTGTCAGGGTCCTTGGTGCTGGGCTTGGAATTAACTATGGTCAGATTGCCAACAACCTTCCATCTCCCTCTCGCGTTGCTGTGATGCTTCAATCCCTCAATGTCAGCAGGTTAAAACTCTATGATGCTGATCCGAATGTCCTACTTGCGTTTTCCAATTCAAATGTTGAGTTCATTATTGGGCTCGGGAATGAGTACCTTCAAGACATGACTGATCCCATCAAAGCTCAAAATTGGGTTCAACAACATCTTCAACCCCATATAACTCAAACCAAAATCACCTGCATCACTGTCGGAAACGAGGTGTTCATGAGCAATGATACTCGGTTATGGTCAAATCTCCTCCCGGCGATGAAAATGGTGTATAGCACTCTCGTTAATCTTGGATTAGATAAACAAGTGATTGTCACCAGTGCACATTCTTTTAATATCATAGGAAATTCTTACCCTCCTTCATCCGGGACTTTTCGGCAAGATCTTGCCGAATACATCCAGGCAATCTTGAATTTTCATTCTCAAATCAAGTCACCATTCCTTATCAATGCATATCCTTTTTTTGCATACAAGGATAATCCAAACCAAATATCTCTAGAATATGTCCTTTTCCAGCCTAACCCAGGGATGACAGATCCGAACACAAACTTGCATTATGATAATATGTTGTATGCTCAAGTAGATGCTGTGTATTCAGCGATTAAAGCAATGGGGCATACAGATATTGAAGTTATGATTTCGGAGACAGGTTGGCCATCTAAGGGGGATCCTGATGAGGTCGGATCGACTCCAGAAAATGCAGCTCTATATCATAGTAATCTGTTAAATAGAATTCAGGCGAGGCAAGGTACACCAGCAAAACCATCTGTGCCGATAGACATATATGTTTTTGCGCTTTTTAACGAGAATTTAAAGCCCGGTCCAACATCTGAAAAGAACTATGGACTCTTCTATCCTGATGGTACTCCAGTTTACAACAGTGGATTGCAGGGCTATCTTCCTGGAATAGTTTATTATTCTTCAGCATCCACTATAAAT GAATGGTCTATCTTCAGCTTGGTGATCTTTGTTATGTCCGTACTTAAGATCACCTGA
- the LOC18098113 gene encoding probable calcium-binding protein CML48, which produces MSFLSKIFHSSSYAPSAPSLPESYDQRGQTYSTTSYPSNYSHQQQQQSYYGQGTSGGGGGGGGGGGYSYGHSGFPPGTSPDVIRSFEMVDRDRSGFIDENELQQALSSGYQRFHIKTVRLLMFLFKNPHDSLRLGPKEFAALWSCLGQWRGIYERYDRDRSGKIDLLELRDALYGIGLATPSSVLQVLISKYDDGSGRKIELNFDSFVECGVILKGLTEKFKEKDKGYTGTASFDYDEFMSMVIPFLVSHD; this is translated from the exons ATgtcttttttatctaaaatatttcaCTCATCATCTTATGCACCTTCTGCCCCATCTTTACCTGAGTCCTATGATCAGCGAGGCCAAACGTACAGTACTACTTCTTATCCAAGTAACTACAGCCATCAGCAACAGCAGCAGTCTTATTATGGGCAGGGCactagtggtggtggtggtggtggtggtggtggtggtggttattCATATGGGCACTCAGGGTTTCCTCCAGGAACTTCTCCGGATGTTATTAGGAGCTTTGAGATGGTTGATAGAGACAGGAGTggatttattgatgaaaatgaGTTGCAACAAGCTCTTTCTTCTGGTTATCAAAGGTTTCATATTAAGACTGTTAGGTTGCTCATGTTTCTCTTCAAGAATCCTCATGATTCTCTACGACTTG GGCCCAAAGAGTTTGCTGCTTTATGGAGTTGTCTAGGTCAATGGAGG ggCATATATGAGAGATATGACAGAGACAGGAGTGGTAAAATTGATTTGCTTGAACTGAGGGATGCTCTTTATGGCATTGGGCTTGCTACACCATCTTCAGTTCTTCAAGTTCTAATTTCCAAGTACGATGATGGAAGTGGCAGAAAGATTGAGCTCAATTTCGACAGTTTCGTCGA GTGCGGGGTGATTTTGAAG GGATTGACTGAAAAATTCAAGGAGAAGGATAAGGGTTATACCGGCACAGCATCGTTTGATTACGACGAATTCATGTCCATGGTCATTCCATTTCTTGTATCACATGACTGA
- the LOC18098111 gene encoding heterogeneous nuclear ribonucleoprotein Q, whose protein sequence is MPSTKGNASAAAEEAESEKPVESDEKVDFDEDYDPEEMMDEEVEYEVEEIVEEVEEEEIIEEEVEVEEEEEENASNANGGDIQSSHQGDEAKVEDEDEKKKHAELLARPPHGSEVYIGGVPNDASEEDLKDFCESVGEVTEVRMMKGKDSSDNKGFAFVTFRSVDLATKAIGELNNTEFKGKRIKCSTSQAKHRLFLSNIPRSWGEEDLSKFVAEVGPGTTNVQLVKEKSSSNNRGYAFVEYYNNACAEYSRQKMIDPKFKLGDNAPSVSWADPKNADSSTSSQVKAIYVKNLPKTVTQDQLKKLFERHGKITKVVLPPAKSGQEKNRIGFVHFAERSSAMKALKDTEKYELNGQSVECALAKPQSEQKPAGGSNLQRAGLLPAYPPGVGYGMMGSAYGALGAGYVATGFTQPLIYGSGPAPAGMAMMPMLLPDGQFGYVLQQPGVQLHSPTSYQRNDSRSGSGRGNKMVGSSSRGRQRSDASHGRRFRPY, encoded by the exons ATGCCAAGTACAAAAGGAAATGCATCTGCAGCTGCTGAGGAAGCAGAATCTGAAAAGCCGGTTGAGTCCGATGAGAAAGTTGATTTTGATGAAGACTATGATCCTGAGGAAATGATGGATGAGGAGGTTGAGTATGAAGTAGAGGAAATAGTGGAAGAAGTGGAAGAAGAGGAAATAATAGAAGAGGAAGTGGAGgtggaggaagaagaggaggaaaatGCTAGTAATGCTAATGGGGGTGATATCCAAAGTAGCCATCAAGGTGATGAGGCAAAGGTTGAAGATGAggatgagaagaaaaaacatgctGAGCTTCTTGCCCGTCCTCCTCATGGTTCTGAAGTATATATTGGTGGTGTTCCTAATGATGCTTCTGAGGAGGACTTGAAGGATTTTTGCGAGTCTGTTGGAGAAGTTACGGAG GTACGTATGATGAAAGGAAAAGATTCAAGTGACAATAAGGGCTTTGCATTTGTGACTTTTAGAAGTGTTGATTTGGCTACTAAAGCAATTGGTGAGCTGAATAATACTGAATTCAAG GGTAAAAGAATCAAATGCTCAACATCTCAGGCAAAGCACCGGTTGTTCCTTAGCAACATTCCTAGAAGTTGGGGAGAGGAAGATCTTAGCAAGTTTGTGGCTGAGGTTGGGCCTGGTACAACCAATGTGCAATTGGTGAAG GAGAAGAGCTCAAGCAATAACAGGGGCTATGCTTTTGTTGAGTACTACAATAATGCTTGCGCTGAATATTCGAGGCAGAAGATGATAGATCCAAAATTTAAGCTGGGTGATAATGCCCCAAGTGTGAGCTGGGCTGACCCTAAAAATGCTGACTCTTCCACTTCTTCACAG GTTAAGGCAATATATGTGAAGAATTTACCAAAGACTGTTACCCAAGATCAGTTGAAGAAGCTATTTGAACGACATGGAAAAATCACAAAAGTGGTTTTGCCTCCAGCAAAATCTGGACAAGAGAAAAATAGAATTGGTTTTGTGCATTTTGCTGAGAGGTCTAGTGCTATGAAAGCTCTGAAAGATACTGAAAAATATGAACTAAATG GCCAAAGTGTCGAGTGTGCACTTGCAAAACCTCAGTCAGAGCAGAAGCCTGCTGGAGGGTCAAACTTGCAGAGGGCTGGTTTGTTACCAGCTTACCCACCTGGTGTTGGTTATGGTATGATGGGGAGTGCCTATGGTGCTCTTGGTGCAGGATATGTTGCAACAGGCTTTACACAG CCATTGATCTATGGAAGTGGACCAGCCCCTGCTGGCATGGCAATGATGCCAATGCTTCTACCTGATGGGCAGTTCGGATATGTCCT gCAACAGCCAGGAGTACAGCTACACTCCCCAACTTCATATCAAAGAAATGATAGTAGGAGTGGAAGTGGGCGTGGCAACAAAATGGTTGGCAGTTCAAGTAGGGGTAGACAGCGCAGTGATGCCAGCCATGGTCGCAGATTTCGTCCGTACTAA
- the LOC18098110 gene encoding protein transport protein SEC24, protein MAVRATMSRFPMEEDVQESSGLPWGITVTPFASKDENGLSPVYGSNGDLLPRCENCYAYFNTYCELDQWAWNCSLCGTLNGLDSQAIARYSHPQSCAEMMSSFVDLELPMEGSDEEMMQACPVYVAAVDLSSSEEFLELTKSALQAALEALAPGSLFGLATFSHKMGLYDVQGPIPVVKNVFIPPDMEGTLPTELEDVMPLSQFLAPVETCKDRITAALDTLRPTTSWERTTGAGQGLDGVLMGGRGFGVAMEALLKYLGSEYGNTFALARVFAFISGPPDYGAGQLDTRRYGEQYASKGEDADRALLPEQTPFYKDLAAVAVQAGVCVDIFAVTNEYTDLASLKFLSIESGGTLFLYSNTDDSTLPQDMYRMLSRPYAFGCILRLRTSSEFKPGHSYGHFFPDPQYENVQHIICCDSFATYAYDFDFTSATGFSRYASEQPVLQIAFQYTVVVPPEELSSPRLVSASRGKHLLKRRLRIRTLQFGTARNMNELYDNVDSEVVLSILVHKVILASLEQGVREGRMLLHDWLVILTAQYNDASKIVQFKNGGSLTAQVDVAFSQCQQLQPLPRLVFALLRNPLLRFHEEGVHPDYRIYLQCLFSALEPSSLQRAIYPVLTSYSTPDKQAYPRHSLSRAALITSDSPIFFLDAFTTLIVFYSSTADPALPFPPPQDCLLRSTINKLKQERSITPKLIFIRGGQDDASVFENYLIEEQHVDGSGFASVMGFVSFLEDVIQSVLEYMK, encoded by the exons ATGGCGGTTCGAGCTACAATGTCGCGATTTCCAATGGAAGAAGATGTGCAGGAATCATCAGGACTACCGTGGGGAATAACAGTTACGCCATTTGCTTCCAAAGACGAGAACGGACTGTCTCCTGTGTACGGATCGAACGGCGATTTGCTACCTCGCTGCGAGAACTGTTACGCTTACTTTAACACGTACTGTGAGCTTGATCAGTGGGCCTGGAATTGTAGTCTATGTGGAACCCTCAACGGACTCGACTCTCAAGCCATCGCGCGTTACTCGCATCCTCAGTCTTGCGCTGAGATGATGTCCTCTTTTGTCGATCTCGAATTGCCTA TGGAGGGATCGGATGAAGAAATGATGCAAGCCTGTCCGGTTTATGTTGCGGCGGTTGACTTGTCGT CTTCAGAAGAATTTTTGGAGCTTACTAAAAGTGCATTGCAAGCAGCTTTGGAAG CTCTTGCTCCTGGTTCTCTATTTGGGCTTGCTACCTTTAGCCACAAAATGGGGTTGTATGATGTTCAAGGGCCCATTCCAGTTGTAAAGAATGTTTTTATTCCTCCTGATATGGAAGGAACCCTTCCAACTGAGCTCGAAGATGTCATGCCTTTGTCACAATTCTTGGCCCCT GTGGAAACCTGTAAAGACCGTATTACTGCTGCACTTGACACTCTCAGACCAACAACCTCATGGGAGAGAACCACAGGTGCAGGACAAGGACTAGATGGAGTTCTAATGGGCGGGCGAGGTTTTGGTGTGGCAATGGAAGCCCTGTTGAAATACCTTGGGTCAGAATACGGAAATACATTTGCTTTAG CTAGAGTTTTTGCTTTCATATCCGGTCCTCCTGATTATGGTGCTGGGCAATTAGATACAAGAAGGTATGGTGAACAATATGCTAGTAAAGGAGAGGATGCAGACAGGGCTTTGCTTCCAGAGCAGACTCCATTTTACAAAGATCTG GCTGCTGTGGCTGTCCAAGCAGGTGTTTGTGTGGACATATTTGCTGTAACAAATGAGTATACGGATCTGGCATCCCTCAAGTTTCTTAGTATTGAAAGTGGAGGCACATTGTTTCTCTATTCAAACACTGATGACTCAACACTTCCTCAGGATAT GTATCGGATGCTTAGTCGACCATATGCTTTCGGTTGCATACTGCGATTGAGGACATCTTCTGAATTCAAACCTGGTCATTCT TATGGACATTTCTTCCCAGATCCACAGTATGAGAACGTTCAACACATTATTTGCTGCGATTCTTTTGCCACATATGCTTATGACTTTGACTTTACAAGTGCTACTGGATTTTCCAG ATATGCATCAGAACAACCAGTACTACAGATAGCATTTCAATACACAGTTGTTGTGCCTCCTGAGGAGCTCTCATCTCCAAGATTGGTTTCTGCTAGTAG AGGCAAGCATTTGCTTAAACGTCGATTAAGAATCAGAACTTTGCAATTTGGTACTGCTAGGAATATGAATGAACTTTATGACAATGTTGATTCTGAAGTTGTTCTATCAATACTTGTCCACAAG GTTATATTAGCCTCTTTGGAGCAAGGAGTCCGGGAGGGCAGGATGTTGCTTCACGATTGGCTCGTAATCCTCACTGCTCAGTATAATGATGCCTCTAAAATTGTCCAGTTTAAGAATGGTGGTTCATTAACTGCTCAGGTAGATGTTGCATTTTCACAGTGCCAACAACTGCAGCCCTTGCCTCGCCTAGTTTTTGCTTTGCTTCGAAATCCTCTTCTTCGCTTCCATGAAGAAGGTGTTCATCCTGACTACCGGATATACCTCCAATGCCTTTTTAG TGCACTGGAACCCAGTTCCCTTCAACGTGCTATATATCCAGTATTGACATCATATTCTACACCAGATAAACAAGCTTATCCTCGCCACTCTTTGAGTCGTGCTGCACTGATTACCAGTGATAGTCCAATATTTTTCCTTGACGCATTTACAACTTTAATTGTGTTCTATTCTTCTACGGCAGACCCAGCACTTCCTTTCCCTCCACCCCAAGATT GTTTATTGAGGAGCACGATTAACAAACTGAAGCAAGAAAGGAGTATCActccaaaattgatttttatccGGGGAGGGCAGGATGATGCCTCTGTTTTTGAGAACTACCTCATTGAGGAACAGCATGTTGATGGTAGTGGCTTTGCTAGTGTCATGGGTTTTGTGTCTTTCCTTGAAGATGTAATCCAGAGCGTGTTGGAATACATGAAATAG